Proteins from a genomic interval of Paraconexibacter algicola:
- a CDS encoding polyribonucleotide nucleotidyltransferase, whose product MSSFAATTVTVEIGGSTISFETGRLAKQAGGSVLVTQGDTLVLCTATAGGERDVDFLPLTVEVEERQYAAGKIPGSFFKREGRAGEKAILTARMIDRPLRPLFPKGWHRETQLVAVPMSIDHEHPYDILAMNGASAALMLSDIPIPFPVAAVRMGKIDGNFVINPPEASLEDDGDSTLDLIVSGSEDAILMVEAGADQIPEAEILDALDIAHDAIKKICAAQRELAEQCGKEKVAFEAKGVDEDLYAKVKAAYTDKLDAATSIVDKMERQDASKAVIEEIVAEFGGDESADDHAERKAAAKAAAAKLEKSIIRERIAVHKKRPDGRGEKEIRQITIEAGPLPRTHGSALFTRGQTQAMSVVALGTLKEEMRLDTLGLQTNKYYWHHYNFPPFSVGEAGRMGGPKRRDIGHGALAERALAAVVPSIEEFPYTIRVVSDILESNGSSSMASVCGSSLSLMDAGVPIKAPVAGIAMGLIKEGDDYVVLTDIAGVEDHLGDMDFKVAGTKDGITALQMDIKITGVTFDILRDALAQAKEAREDILGQMAAVIEAPREELSQFAPRIEKIKIDQDKIGLLIGKGGETIRGLCDEFDSQITVEDDGTVLIYSANGELATALVARIQSMTKEVEIGDEFPTAKVVKTTTFGAFVELAKGTDGLLHISNVSPGQRVDTVEDVLNKGDEISVKVVEVDRERGRIGLRLADDPEIAGKSKEELATIKAEPSRGGGGGGRDRGGRGGRDRDRGGDRGGEGRGSGRPRHRSRGDSDPDRG is encoded by the coding sequence TCCCCGGCTCGTTCTTCAAGCGCGAGGGTCGCGCGGGCGAGAAGGCGATCCTCACCGCCCGCATGATCGACCGCCCGCTGCGCCCGCTCTTCCCCAAGGGCTGGCACCGGGAGACGCAGCTCGTCGCCGTGCCGATGAGCATCGACCACGAGCATCCCTACGACATCCTCGCGATGAACGGCGCGTCCGCCGCGCTGATGCTCTCGGACATCCCGATCCCGTTCCCGGTCGCCGCCGTGCGCATGGGCAAGATCGACGGCAACTTCGTCATCAACCCGCCCGAGGCGTCCCTCGAGGACGACGGCGACTCGACGCTCGACCTCATCGTGTCGGGCTCCGAGGACGCCATCCTCATGGTCGAGGCGGGCGCCGACCAGATCCCCGAGGCCGAGATCCTCGACGCGCTCGACATCGCCCACGACGCGATCAAGAAGATCTGCGCGGCGCAGCGCGAGCTGGCCGAGCAGTGCGGCAAGGAGAAGGTCGCCTTCGAGGCCAAGGGCGTCGACGAGGACCTCTACGCCAAGGTCAAGGCCGCGTACACCGACAAGCTCGACGCCGCGACCTCCATCGTCGACAAGATGGAGCGCCAGGACGCGTCGAAGGCCGTCATCGAGGAGATCGTCGCGGAGTTCGGCGGCGACGAGTCCGCCGACGACCACGCCGAGCGCAAGGCCGCCGCGAAGGCCGCGGCCGCGAAGCTCGAGAAGTCGATCATCCGCGAGCGCATCGCCGTCCACAAGAAGCGCCCCGACGGTCGCGGCGAGAAGGAGATCCGCCAGATCACGATCGAGGCGGGCCCGCTGCCGCGCACCCACGGCTCGGCGCTGTTCACGCGCGGCCAGACGCAGGCGATGTCCGTCGTCGCGCTCGGCACGCTCAAGGAGGAGATGCGGCTCGACACGCTCGGCCTCCAGACCAACAAGTACTACTGGCACCACTACAACTTCCCGCCCTTCTCGGTCGGGGAGGCGGGCCGCATGGGCGGCCCCAAGCGCCGCGACATCGGCCACGGGGCGCTCGCCGAGCGCGCGCTCGCCGCGGTCGTGCCGTCGATCGAGGAGTTCCCGTACACGATCCGCGTCGTGTCCGACATCCTCGAGTCCAACGGCTCCTCGTCGATGGCGTCGGTCTGCGGCTCCTCGCTGTCGCTGATGGACGCGGGCGTGCCGATCAAGGCGCCGGTCGCGGGCATCGCCATGGGCCTGATCAAGGAGGGCGACGACTACGTGGTCCTCACCGACATCGCCGGCGTCGAGGACCACCTCGGCGACATGGACTTCAAGGTCGCCGGCACCAAGGACGGCATCACCGCCCTGCAGATGGACATCAAGATCACGGGCGTGACCTTCGACATCCTGCGTGACGCGCTCGCCCAGGCCAAGGAGGCCCGCGAGGACATCCTCGGCCAGATGGCCGCCGTGATCGAGGCGCCCCGCGAGGAGCTCTCGCAGTTCGCGCCGCGCATCGAGAAGATCAAGATCGACCAGGACAAGATCGGTCTGCTCATCGGCAAGGGCGGCGAGACGATCCGTGGCCTCTGCGACGAGTTCGACTCGCAGATCACGGTCGAGGACGACGGCACCGTGCTGATCTACTCGGCCAACGGCGAGCTGGCCACCGCGCTCGTCGCGCGGATCCAGTCGATGACCAAGGAGGTCGAGATCGGCGACGAGTTCCCGACCGCGAAGGTCGTCAAGACGACGACGTTCGGCGCGTTCGTGGAGCTCGCCAAGGGCACCGACGGCCTGCTGCACATCAGCAACGTCTCCCCGGGCCAGCGCGTCGACACGGTCGAGGACGTCCTCAACAAGGGCGACGAGATCAGCGTCAAGGTCGTCGAGGTGGACCGCGAGCGCGGCCGCATCGGCCTGCGCCTCGCCGACGACCCGGAGATCGCCGGCAAGTCCAAGGAGGAGCTCGCCACGATCAAGGCCGAGCCCTCGCGCGGCGGCGGCGGTGGCGGGCGTGACCGCGGCGGCCGTGGCGGCCGTGACCGCGACCGCGGCGGCGACCGTGGCGGCGAGGGCCGGGGCTCCGGCCGCCCGCGCCACCGCAGCCGCGGCGACAGCGACCCGGACCGCGGCTGA
- a CDS encoding M16 family metallopeptidase, producing MTTFEHRLTTLDSGVRIVTEALPSVRSAALGFWIGTGSSGETHDEAGLSHLIEHMLFRGSSRYESLEIDQIFDGFGAELNAGTGKETTSVYTRVLDEHFGTAFDVMADMVWRPRFDAQELDAEREIVLEEIAMYEDDPQDKVFDVLGDAVFGDHPLGRAIIGRAEVVSGTPAEGLAAFHAGRYTPGNVVVAAAGAVDHDAIVELVRAAEGGVAAGGPVPSAPPVGAAEQRLRFHAKETEQYHLCLGTHGIARDDDRRYALRILDTILGGSSSSRLFVEVREKRGLAYSVSTFSSAYAHAGQFGLYVGTRPDNVEKALKVIGDELSRAIEDPATDAELQRAKENVKGRIGLSLESTTARMNRLGSAVLADMPLLSLDEIIERLDAVTVEDLRALAGELLDPARLSAAGVGGSEETFRAGLAHVSPSLAEAA from the coding sequence GTGACCACGTTCGAGCACCGGCTCACCACGCTCGACTCCGGCGTGCGGATCGTGACCGAGGCCCTGCCCTCGGTCCGGTCCGCCGCCCTGGGGTTCTGGATCGGCACCGGCTCGTCGGGGGAGACCCACGACGAGGCGGGCCTGTCCCACCTCATCGAGCACATGCTGTTCCGCGGCAGCTCCCGCTACGAGTCGCTGGAGATCGACCAGATCTTCGACGGCTTCGGCGCGGAGCTGAACGCCGGGACGGGCAAGGAGACGACGTCCGTCTACACGCGGGTGCTCGACGAGCACTTCGGGACGGCGTTCGACGTCATGGCGGACATGGTCTGGCGCCCGCGCTTCGACGCGCAGGAGCTGGACGCCGAGCGCGAGATCGTGCTCGAGGAGATCGCCATGTACGAGGACGACCCGCAGGACAAGGTCTTCGACGTGCTCGGCGACGCCGTGTTCGGCGACCACCCGCTGGGCCGCGCGATCATCGGCCGGGCCGAGGTCGTCTCCGGCACGCCGGCGGAGGGCCTCGCGGCCTTCCACGCCGGCCGCTACACGCCCGGCAACGTCGTCGTGGCCGCCGCGGGTGCGGTCGACCACGACGCGATCGTCGAGCTCGTCCGCGCCGCCGAGGGCGGCGTGGCGGCGGGCGGGCCGGTGCCGTCCGCCCCGCCCGTGGGCGCGGCCGAGCAGCGGCTGCGCTTCCACGCCAAGGAGACCGAGCAGTACCACCTGTGTCTCGGCACGCACGGGATCGCCCGTGACGACGACCGCCGCTACGCGCTGCGGATCCTCGACACGATCCTCGGTGGCAGCTCGTCGTCGCGGCTGTTCGTCGAGGTCCGCGAGAAGCGCGGCCTCGCCTACTCGGTCTCGACGTTCTCCTCCGCGTACGCGCACGCCGGCCAGTTCGGCCTGTACGTCGGCACGCGGCCGGACAACGTCGAGAAGGCCCTGAAGGTCATCGGCGACGAGCTCTCGCGCGCGATCGAGGACCCGGCCACCGACGCCGAGCTGCAGCGCGCGAAGGAGAACGTGAAGGGCCGCATCGGCCTGTCGCTCGAGTCGACGACGGCCCGGATGAACCGGCTCGGCTCCGCGGTCCTGGCCGACATGCCGCTGCTGTCGCTCGACGAGATCATCGAGCGCCTCGACGCGGTCACCGTCGAGGACCTGCGTGCGCTCGCGGGCGAGCTCCTGGACCCGGCGCGGCTCAGCGCCGCCGGCGTCGGCGGCAGCGAGGAGACGTTCCGCGCCGGCCTCGCGCACGTCTCCCCGAGCCTGGCGGAGGCGGCGTGA
- the dapB gene encoding 4-hydroxy-tetrahydrodipicolinate reductase, which yields MRVGVAGAAGRMGATVVAAVQGAPDMVLAGQADPALGVALEDILGDVDVVVDFTQPHTATANALACLRAGVHVVIGTSGFDLQPLVDHGRQEAANGVTPNALFCPNFAIGAVLMMQFAAEAAKHMVKAEIVELHHDKKLDAPSGTAARTAGMMAEATGGQAPPIHSVRLPGLVAHQEVLFGGVGETLTIRHDSLDRSSFMPGVLLAVRKVGGLTSSPVVGLEHVL from the coding sequence ATCCGCGTCGGCGTCGCCGGCGCGGCGGGACGCATGGGGGCGACCGTCGTCGCCGCCGTGCAGGGCGCGCCCGACATGGTGCTCGCCGGGCAGGCCGACCCGGCCCTCGGCGTGGCGCTCGAGGACATCCTCGGGGACGTCGACGTCGTCGTCGACTTCACCCAGCCGCACACCGCGACCGCCAACGCGCTCGCCTGCCTGCGGGCGGGCGTGCACGTCGTCATCGGGACCAGCGGCTTCGACCTGCAGCCGCTCGTCGACCACGGCCGCCAGGAGGCCGCCAACGGGGTGACGCCCAACGCGCTGTTCTGCCCGAACTTCGCGATCGGCGCCGTGCTGATGATGCAGTTCGCCGCCGAGGCCGCGAAGCACATGGTCAAGGCGGAGATCGTCGAGCTGCACCACGACAAGAAGCTCGACGCCCCGTCGGGCACGGCGGCGCGGACCGCCGGGATGATGGCCGAGGCGACCGGGGGCCAGGCGCCGCCGATCCACTCGGTGCGCCTGCCCGGTCTCGTCGCCCACCAGGAGGTCCTGTTCGGCGGCGTCGGCGAGACGCTGACGATCCGTCACGACTCGCTGGACCGCTCCTCGTTCATGCCGGGCGTGCTGCTCGCGGTCCGGAAGGTCGGCGGGCTGACGAGCTCCCCGGTCGTCGGCCTCGAGCACGTCCTGTGA
- a CDS encoding GNAT family N-acetyltransferase — protein sequence MTVARPLTVADAPHLARIQVRAWHHAFGDVVLPEETPTVADQTEAWTVALTADVAGFAVDVADVVRGFVAYGLARDPDARNDGLGEIYALFVDPTAQGAGIGGLLLREAVGALRFRGFDGAVLWTLEAALAREMYERHGWVQDIEAVPDHGVLGVPEVRYRLEPLA from the coding sequence GTGACCGTCGCCCGCCCGCTCACCGTCGCCGACGCGCCGCACCTCGCGCGGATCCAGGTGCGTGCGTGGCACCACGCGTTCGGGGACGTCGTCCTGCCCGAGGAGACGCCGACGGTCGCCGACCAGACGGAGGCGTGGACGGTCGCGCTGACCGCCGACGTCGCCGGGTTCGCGGTGGACGTCGCCGACGTCGTCCGGGGCTTCGTCGCCTACGGCCTGGCGCGCGATCCGGACGCCCGCAACGACGGGCTGGGGGAGATCTACGCGCTGTTCGTCGACCCGACCGCCCAGGGCGCCGGGATCGGCGGGCTGCTGCTGCGCGAGGCGGTCGGCGCGCTGCGCTTCCGCGGCTTCGACGGCGCCGTGCTGTGGACGCTGGAGGCGGCGCTGGCCCGCGAGATGTACGAGCGCCACGGCTGGGTGCAGGACATCGAGGCGGTCCCGGACCACGGGGTCCTCGGCGTGCCGGAGGTCCGCTACCGGCTGGAGCCGCTGGCGTGA
- a CDS encoding ABC transporter permease — protein MSTAQIRFFALLRREVNRFMKIKRQTLGAPLLETFLYISVFGAALGSRIDQLHGVDYVVFIVPGLIMMAWAMNAFSNNSSSILQQKMQGAIDDQLSSPASPLELLFAFTFGGFLRGMLVASLTFLASSILIGIPIEHPLVLIPSLFLVGMFFAQLGVLVGVRAEQFDDVSFAQTFVLTPLIFLGGVFYSASLLDEPFQTLTHIDPVYYMINLVRYGFIGYSEANIALSLGLLTLAVAALVTVNYRLFRSGYKLRA, from the coding sequence ATGAGCACGGCGCAGATCCGCTTCTTCGCGCTGCTGCGGCGCGAGGTCAACCGCTTCATGAAGATCAAGCGCCAGACGCTCGGTGCCCCGCTGCTGGAGACGTTCCTCTACATCAGCGTGTTCGGTGCGGCGCTCGGGTCGCGCATCGACCAGCTGCACGGCGTCGACTACGTCGTCTTCATCGTGCCCGGCCTGATCATGATGGCCTGGGCGATGAACGCCTTCTCCAACAACTCGTCGTCGATCCTCCAGCAGAAGATGCAGGGCGCGATCGACGACCAGCTCTCCTCCCCCGCCTCCCCGCTGGAGCTCCTGTTCGCGTTCACGTTCGGGGGCTTCCTGCGCGGGATGCTCGTCGCGTCGCTGACGTTCCTGGCGAGCTCGATCCTCATCGGCATCCCGATCGAGCACCCGCTCGTGCTGATCCCGTCGCTGTTCCTGGTCGGGATGTTCTTCGCGCAGCTCGGCGTCCTGGTCGGCGTGCGTGCCGAGCAGTTCGACGACGTGTCGTTCGCCCAGACGTTCGTGCTGACGCCGCTGATCTTCCTCGGCGGGGTGTTCTACTCCGCGTCGCTGCTGGACGAGCCCTTCCAGACGCTCACCCACATCGACCCGGTCTACTACATGATCAACCTCGTCCGGTACGGGTTCATCGGCTACTCGGAGGCGAACATCGCCCTGTCGCTCGGGCTGCTGACGCTCGCGGTCGCGGCGCTCGTGACCGTGAACTACCGCCTGTTCCGGTCCGGCTACAAGCTGCGCGCCTGA
- a CDS encoding ABC transporter ATP-binding protein — protein sequence MTAPPPPALRITDLVKTYKTGTQALKGVSLEIPDGEFFGLLGPNGAGKSTLIHCTTGLATPTAGDIRVFGHDAVHDYREARAAVGLSPQELNIDWFLTLEETLDYHGGYFGMSKKDRRERTKELLDAFSLTAKKDDRSRTLSGGMKRRLVLARALMHRPRLLILDEPTAGVDIELRLELWHYVQKINAEGTTILLTTHYLEEAEQLCNRIAFINGGEIVAEGTHQELARQYETSSLEDAYLKLVGRQELSRSAGAEAVLR from the coding sequence ATGACTGCTCCCCCTCCCCCCGCCCTGCGGATCACCGACCTGGTCAAGACGTACAAGACCGGCACCCAGGCGCTGAAGGGCGTCTCCCTGGAGATCCCCGACGGCGAGTTCTTCGGGCTGCTGGGTCCCAACGGCGCCGGCAAGTCCACCCTCATCCACTGCACCACCGGGCTCGCGACCCCGACCGCCGGTGACATCCGCGTCTTCGGCCACGATGCGGTCCACGACTACCGCGAGGCGCGCGCTGCTGTCGGCCTCTCCCCGCAGGAGCTGAACATCGACTGGTTCCTGACGCTCGAGGAGACGCTCGACTACCACGGCGGCTACTTCGGGATGAGCAAGAAGGACCGTCGCGAGCGCACGAAGGAGCTGCTCGACGCGTTCTCGCTCACCGCGAAGAAGGACGACCGCAGCCGCACGCTGTCCGGTGGCATGAAGCGCCGGCTCGTGCTCGCGCGGGCGCTGATGCACCGCCCGAGGCTGCTGATCCTCGACGAGCCCACCGCGGGCGTCGACATCGAGCTGCGCCTGGAGCTCTGGCACTACGTCCAGAAGATCAACGCCGAGGGCACGACGATCCTCCTGACGACCCACTACCTCGAGGAGGCGGAGCAGCTGTGCAACCGCATCGCCTTCATCAACGGCGGGGAGATCGTCGCCGAGGGCACCCACCAGGAGCTCGCGCGGCAGTACGAGACCAGCTCGCTGGAGGACGCGTACCTGAAGCTCGTCGGCCGGCAGGAGCTCTCGCGCAGCGCGGGCGCCGAGGCGGTGCTGCGATGA
- the recD2 gene encoding SF1B family DNA helicase RecD2 yields the protein MPDPVAPPSPDTITAEIVAVRWRADDGDFAVVVGRTPDGEQATITGPLGHVHEGEAVELGGDWREHPKHGRQFHARRVVVQEPVSGQAIRAYLGAIKHVGPKGALWLHERHGDDVLTVVDADPRARLLEVPGIGRAKVREAVASWEDQGALRAVRLFLETHGVPASVAARIYRVFGAGAIEQLRADPYALTQMDGIGFRTADALARALGTPADSEGRLDAGLLHALDLAELDGHCYLPRAALLARAAELLDVDAAARVDVLAAQGLIEIDEDDRVAEARLAAIERRLARHAHELATAEPVLELREEPARPTGGPFTPTDEQWGAVELALAHRLSILTGGPGTGKSSAMRALVDVLREGAAKVRLCAPTGKAARRLAEVAGVDATTIHRLLEYVPGEGFTRDHEDPIPGADVLIVDEASMLDVRLAGALFDAVGPATHVLLVGDVDQLAPVGPGRVLEDLIDSGVVPTTRLTAIFRQAARSLIVRAAHAMNHGEPLPTVPGEGDLRDFFLIQRPQAAAAFAEICDLAATRLPSHYELHPVGDVQILAPMHKGPLGIDAFNEELRRRLNPHGKAIPGTALRIGDRVLQTKNDHEHELMNGELGVLVDNDTERSLVIMRGDDGRTLSLPVASVGTLKLAYATSVHKAQGSQAKAVVVPLFRGHAIMLTRNLLYTAITRAERVCVLVGDPSALQIAAGRRDATTRHTRLAGLVAA from the coding sequence GTGCCGGACCCCGTCGCGCCGCCCTCCCCCGACACGATCACCGCCGAGATCGTCGCGGTCCGCTGGCGCGCCGACGACGGCGACTTCGCGGTCGTCGTCGGCCGCACCCCGGACGGGGAGCAGGCGACGATCACCGGGCCGCTCGGGCACGTCCACGAGGGCGAGGCGGTCGAGCTCGGCGGCGACTGGCGCGAGCACCCCAAGCACGGCCGCCAGTTCCACGCCCGGCGGGTCGTCGTGCAGGAGCCGGTCAGCGGCCAGGCGATCCGCGCGTACCTCGGGGCGATCAAGCACGTCGGCCCCAAGGGCGCGCTGTGGCTGCACGAGCGCCACGGCGACGACGTCCTCACCGTCGTGGACGCCGACCCGCGCGCCCGGCTCCTGGAGGTCCCCGGGATCGGCCGGGCGAAGGTCCGCGAGGCCGTCGCCTCCTGGGAGGACCAGGGGGCCCTGCGCGCGGTGCGCCTGTTCCTCGAGACGCACGGCGTCCCCGCGTCGGTCGCGGCACGGATCTACCGGGTCTTCGGCGCGGGCGCGATCGAGCAGCTGCGCGCCGACCCGTACGCGCTCACGCAGATGGACGGGATCGGCTTCCGCACCGCCGACGCGCTCGCCCGCGCGCTCGGCACGCCCGCCGACAGCGAGGGGCGCCTGGACGCGGGCCTGCTGCACGCGCTCGACCTCGCCGAGCTCGACGGGCACTGCTACCTCCCGCGGGCCGCGCTCCTGGCGCGCGCCGCCGAGCTGCTGGACGTCGACGCCGCCGCCCGCGTCGACGTGCTCGCCGCGCAGGGCCTGATCGAGATCGACGAGGACGACCGCGTCGCCGAGGCGCGGCTCGCCGCGATCGAGCGGCGCCTCGCCCGGCACGCCCACGAGCTCGCCACCGCCGAGCCCGTCCTGGAGCTGCGCGAGGAGCCGGCCCGGCCGACCGGCGGGCCGTTCACGCCGACCGACGAGCAGTGGGGTGCCGTCGAGCTCGCGCTCGCGCACCGGCTGTCGATCCTCACCGGCGGGCCGGGAACCGGCAAGAGCTCCGCGATGCGCGCGCTCGTCGACGTCCTGCGCGAGGGCGCCGCGAAGGTCCGGCTGTGCGCGCCCACCGGCAAGGCGGCGCGCCGGCTCGCCGAGGTCGCGGGCGTCGACGCGACGACGATCCACCGGTTGCTGGAGTACGTGCCCGGCGAGGGCTTCACGCGCGACCACGAGGATCCGATCCCGGGCGCCGACGTGCTCATCGTCGACGAGGCGTCGATGCTCGACGTGCGGCTCGCGGGCGCGCTGTTCGACGCGGTCGGCCCCGCCACCCACGTGCTGCTCGTCGGCGACGTCGACCAGCTCGCCCCGGTCGGCCCCGGCCGCGTCCTGGAGGACCTCATCGACTCCGGCGTGGTCCCGACCACGCGGCTGACCGCGATCTTCCGGCAGGCCGCCCGCTCGCTCATCGTCCGGGCGGCGCACGCCATGAACCACGGGGAGCCGCTGCCGACCGTGCCGGGCGAGGGCGACCTGCGCGACTTCTTCCTCATCCAGCGCCCGCAGGCGGCGGCCGCGTTCGCGGAGATCTGCGATCTCGCCGCCACCCGGCTGCCGTCCCACTACGAGCTGCACCCGGTCGGGGACGTGCAGATCCTCGCGCCCATGCACAAGGGGCCGCTGGGGATCGACGCCTTCAACGAGGAGCTGCGCCGCCGCCTGAACCCGCACGGCAAGGCGATCCCGGGGACGGCGCTGCGGATCGGCGACCGCGTGCTGCAGACGAAAAACGACCACGAGCACGAGCTGATGAACGGCGAGCTCGGGGTGCTCGTCGACAACGACACCGAGCGCTCGCTGGTGATCATGCGCGGTGACGACGGGCGCACGCTGAGCCTGCCGGTCGCGTCGGTCGGGACGCTGAAGCTCGCCTACGCCACGAGCGTCCACAAGGCGCAGGGATCGCAGGCCAAGGCGGTCGTCGTGCCGCTGTTCCGCGGGCACGCGATCATGCTCACGCGCAACCTGCTGTACACGGCGATCACCCGCGCCGAACGGGTGTGCGTCCTGGTCGGCGACCCGTCGGCGCTGCAGATCGCGGCGGGTCGGCGCGACGCGACGACGCGGCACACGCGGCTCGCCGGTCTCGTCGCCGCTTGA
- a CDS encoding class I SAM-dependent methyltransferase — protein sequence MDERSLSPALKLRLLARRTLALRGAPPRAALYLLRVYGRALRRGDWFSLRSCTPAQDVVALLALADGRREVVELGTATGWTTGALVAADPARRVLSFDPVEQDGRAAYLGCLPAHARARLTLVQAAGADGAADPRAPARVELLFVDSSHEEEPTVQEVRAWRPRLAPGALVVFHDYENPAFPGVAAAVQRLGLDGEVRSGMFVWRA from the coding sequence GTGGACGAGCGCTCTCTCTCCCCCGCCCTCAAGCTGCGACTGCTGGCGCGGCGCACGCTGGCCCTCCGCGGCGCGCCGCCGCGGGCCGCGCTCTACCTCCTGCGCGTGTACGGGCGCGCGTTGCGCCGCGGCGACTGGTTCAGCCTGCGGTCCTGCACCCCGGCGCAGGACGTCGTCGCGCTGCTGGCGCTGGCCGACGGCCGCCGAGAGGTCGTCGAGCTCGGGACCGCCACGGGCTGGACGACCGGGGCGCTGGTGGCGGCCGACCCCGCCCGGCGGGTGCTGTCGTTCGACCCCGTCGAGCAGGACGGTCGCGCGGCCTACCTGGGCTGCCTGCCCGCGCACGCCCGCGCCCGGCTGACGCTCGTGCAGGCAGCGGGCGCCGACGGGGCGGCCGATCCCCGTGCCCCGGCCCGGGTCGAGCTGCTGTTCGTCGACTCCAGCCACGAGGAGGAGCCGACGGTGCAGGAGGTCCGGGCGTGGCGCCCGCGGCTGGCCCCCGGGGCGCTCGTCGTGTTCCACGACTACGAGAACCCCGCGTTCCCGGGCGTCGCGGCCGCGGTGCAGCGGCTCGGCCTCGACGGCGAGGTCCGCAGCGGCATGTTCGTCTGGCGGGCCTGA
- the dapA gene encoding 4-hydroxy-tetrahydrodipicolinate synthase, which yields MAGLGSILTAIVTPFAADGSVDEDAFVALMGHLADNGSDGVVVAGTTGEAATLDDEEHLALIGLAVTERPRPDFTVVGGVGSNDTRHAIHLTEQACALGADALLSVNPYYNRPNRAGIVAHYREVSQAADRPIILYNIPQRTGSDMPNDLLAELAQLDHIEGVKQANNDNLALVDGLELYAGNDDVLALTLDLGGAGGILVASHVVGPEMQRMVAEPAERAAIHASLVEVFEALSVAPAAVCTKAALNLLGRPVGEPRLPYVAASADETATIRAMLERRNLLETTST from the coding sequence ATGGCCGGGCTCGGATCCATCCTCACCGCGATCGTCACCCCCTTCGCCGCCGACGGCAGCGTCGACGAGGACGCCTTCGTCGCCCTCATGGGTCACCTGGCGGACAACGGCTCCGACGGGGTCGTCGTCGCCGGGACCACCGGCGAGGCCGCGACGCTGGACGACGAGGAGCATCTCGCGCTCATCGGCCTCGCGGTCACCGAGCGGCCCCGGCCGGACTTCACGGTCGTCGGCGGCGTCGGCTCCAACGACACCCGGCACGCCATCCACCTCACCGAGCAGGCCTGCGCCCTCGGCGCGGACGCCCTGCTGAGCGTCAACCCGTACTACAACCGCCCCAATCGGGCCGGGATCGTCGCGCACTACCGCGAGGTCTCGCAGGCCGCCGACCGGCCGATCATCCTCTACAACATCCCGCAGCGCACGGGATCGGACATGCCCAACGACCTCCTCGCCGAGCTCGCGCAGCTCGACCACATCGAGGGCGTCAAGCAGGCCAACAACGACAACCTCGCGCTCGTCGACGGCCTCGAGCTGTACGCGGGCAACGACGACGTCCTCGCGCTCACCCTCGACCTCGGCGGCGCCGGCGGCATCCTCGTCGCCAGCCACGTCGTCGGACCCGAGATGCAGCGCATGGTCGCCGAGCCCGCCGAGCGCGCCGCCATCCACGCCTCGCTCGTCGAGGTCTTCGAGGCGCTCAGCGTGGCGCCCGCCGCGGTCTGCACCAAGGCCGCCCTCAACCTTCTCGGTCGCCCCGTCGGCGAGCCGCGCCTGCCCTACGTGGCCGCGAGCGCCGACGAGACCGCCACCATTCGCGCGATGCTCGAGCGTCGCAACCTCCTGGAGACCACATCCACATGA